One segment of Myxocyprinus asiaticus isolate MX2 ecotype Aquarium Trade chromosome 41, UBuf_Myxa_2, whole genome shotgun sequence DNA contains the following:
- the LOC127431873 gene encoding biogenesis of lysosome-related organelles complex 1 subunit 5-like isoform X2 — protein sequence MMEKIIKDVGDIQSRLIDHRPVLQGEIRYFLREFEEKRAFRECRLLENLNKMISDTNDHDLPQCTAIEAANHMAQRIQQRELEAEQSTHVQVCVEKRRQDWEEFLKEQGALKEDVDEEHTKAVSRLTAQYDEMKKDLSKYSGF from the exons ATGATGGAGAAGATTATTAAGG ATGTTGGTGATATTCAGTCCAGACTGATTGATCACAGACCAGTCCTGCAGGGAGAAATCAGATACTTCCTCAGGGAGTTTGAG GAGAAGCGTGCTTTCAGAGAATGCCGTCTGCTTGAAAACCTGAATAAGATGATATCTGACACTAATGATCATGATCTACCGCAATGCACTGCGA TTGAAGCAGCAAATCACATGGCTCAGAGAATCCAGCAGAGGGAGCTAGAGGCTGAACAG agCACTCATGTCCAGGTTTGTGTGGAGAAGAGGAGGCAGGACTGGGAGGAGTTTCTGAAAGAGCAGGGTGCTCTGAAGGAGGATGTGGATGAAGAGCACACTAAAGCTGTCAGCAGACTCACTGCTCAGTATGATGAAATGAAGAAAGACCTGAGCAAATACAGCGGCTTCTGA
- the LOC127431873 gene encoding biogenesis of lysosome-related organelles complex 1 subunit 5-like isoform X1, which produces MMEKIIKDVGDIQSRLIDHRPVLQGEIRYFLREFEEKRAFRECRLLENLNKMISDTNDHDLPQCTASMHEKLCDALTRLEAANHMAQRIQQRELEAEQSTHVQVCVEKRRQDWEEFLKEQGALKEDVDEEHTKAVSRLTAQYDEMKKDLSKYSGF; this is translated from the exons ATGATGGAGAAGATTATTAAGG ATGTTGGTGATATTCAGTCCAGACTGATTGATCACAGACCAGTCCTGCAGGGAGAAATCAGATACTTCCTCAGGGAGTTTGAG GAGAAGCGTGCTTTCAGAGAATGCCGTCTGCTTGAAAACCTGAATAAGATGATATCTGACACTAATGATCATGATCTACCGCAATGCACTGCGAGTATGCACGAGAAACTGTGTGATGCACTCACACGGC TTGAAGCAGCAAATCACATGGCTCAGAGAATCCAGCAGAGGGAGCTAGAGGCTGAACAG agCACTCATGTCCAGGTTTGTGTGGAGAAGAGGAGGCAGGACTGGGAGGAGTTTCTGAAAGAGCAGGGTGCTCTGAAGGAGGATGTGGATGAAGAGCACACTAAAGCTGTCAGCAGACTCACTGCTCAGTATGATGAAATGAAGAAAGACCTGAGCAAATACAGCGGCTTCTGA